The following are encoded in a window of Litoribrevibacter albus genomic DNA:
- a CDS encoding cytochrome-c peroxidase: protein MKLAYKVHGLVVVSLLTACSNSDDSRSVSSLDDRLSSVIQSNALTGDPSAGRDLVSINEPIAQLGMKLFYSKSLGGDQDAACVSCHHPALGGGDDLSLPIGVGADVHDLLGPGRTHGGGDVEPTVPRNAPTTFNIALWDEVLFHDGRVESLGKTAGKNGADGIGIRTPDSAFGSSDPEAGPSLTAAQARFPVTSAAEMRSDYELGGTNAQLRARLQARLRDEAPSAGEIDVDGADEDGLNNWVSAFEEVYAATVPSADIITFDRVTEAIAAYEISQVFVDTPWKSYVEGNKSALSDSQKRGALVFFTSIADGGAGCSSCHSGDFFTDEAFHNLAMPQIGEGKGNGVSGRDDFGRMRETSLVSDQYAFRTPTLLNIEHTGPYGHSGAYETLEDVIRHHLNPSDAIDDYFAAGGQCSNLSQLEGASCEDISGDVAESNTRLALDKLETDMTAGLSSLIETELSDQTVMDLVSFMTALTDPCLEDAMCLSQWIPESSDNTIDGNQINGEDENASPLVVN from the coding sequence TATAAAGTTCATGGACTGGTTGTTGTCTCATTGTTAACTGCGTGCAGTAACAGTGACGATAGTCGTAGTGTTTCGTCGTTGGATGATCGGTTATCATCCGTTATTCAATCTAATGCCTTAACGGGCGATCCTTCTGCAGGGCGCGATCTGGTTTCTATTAATGAGCCGATTGCACAGTTAGGGATGAAGTTGTTTTATTCCAAATCACTTGGTGGTGATCAGGATGCAGCATGTGTCAGTTGTCACCATCCTGCGTTAGGCGGTGGCGATGATTTGTCTTTGCCGATAGGTGTTGGCGCAGATGTGCATGACCTTTTGGGGCCAGGGCGTACACATGGCGGTGGTGATGTTGAGCCTACCGTTCCTCGTAATGCTCCTACGACCTTTAATATCGCGTTATGGGATGAAGTTTTGTTTCATGACGGTCGTGTCGAAAGTTTGGGTAAAACAGCAGGAAAGAATGGCGCTGATGGCATTGGGATTCGTACGCCCGATAGTGCTTTTGGCAGTTCCGATCCAGAAGCAGGCCCTAGTTTAACGGCTGCTCAGGCTCGTTTTCCTGTGACGTCTGCTGCGGAAATGCGCTCTGATTATGAGTTGGGTGGTACGAATGCTCAATTACGTGCTCGGTTACAGGCGCGTTTAAGAGATGAGGCGCCCAGTGCTGGTGAGATTGATGTTGATGGAGCAGATGAGGATGGCTTAAACAACTGGGTGTCGGCGTTTGAAGAGGTATATGCCGCCACGGTGCCTTCCGCTGATATCATTACGTTTGATCGTGTTACGGAAGCAATCGCTGCCTACGAGATATCTCAGGTCTTTGTTGATACGCCATGGAAGTCTTATGTAGAAGGTAATAAGTCGGCTTTATCTGATTCTCAGAAGCGTGGTGCATTGGTTTTCTTTACCTCAATTGCTGATGGTGGAGCAGGTTGTTCTTCATGTCATTCTGGTGACTTCTTTACTGATGAAGCCTTCCATAATTTAGCGATGCCTCAGATAGGAGAAGGCAAGGGCAATGGTGTGAGTGGTCGTGATGATTTTGGCCGTATGCGAGAAACCTCTTTGGTTTCTGATCAATACGCGTTCCGCACGCCTACCTTATTGAATATCGAGCATACCGGGCCTTATGGGCATTCAGGGGCGTATGAGACGCTTGAGGATGTAATTCGACATCATTTAAATCCTTCAGATGCTATTGATGATTACTTTGCCGCTGGCGGTCAGTGCAGTAATTTGTCTCAGTTGGAAGGGGCCAGTTGCGAAGATATCAGTGGCGATGTTGCAGAGTCGAATACGCGGTTGGCGCTTGATAAGCTAGAGACCGATATGACCGCTGGATTGTCCTCACTTATTGAAACAGAACTATCGGATCAGACGGTAATGGATTTGGTCAGCTTCATGACAGCGTTGACCGACCCTTGCTTGGAAGATGCGATGTGTCTGAGTCAATGGATTCCTGAATCTTCCGACAATACCATTGATGGTAACCAGATAAACGGTGAGGATGAAAACGCTTCGCCATTGGTTGTTAACTAA
- a CDS encoding peptide chain release factor 3, producing MSKFAAEVDSRRTFAIISHPDAGKTTITEKLLLFGNAIQVAGTVKGKKGTRMATSDWMAMEQQRGISITTSVMQFPYNGRTVNLLDTPGHEDFSEDTYRVLTAVDSALMVIDGAKGVEDRTIKLMEVCRLRDTPIFTFVNKMDREVRDQIEVMDEIEDILKIQCAPITWPIGMGKAFKGIYNLYTDTIHVFEPGKGLTIPDDVRVEGLESDEAKTLLGDLYDDFVEEIELVRGASHEFDLDAYQQGLMTPVFFGTALSNFGVREMLNDFVEWAPKPLSRNTETREVDPHEEGLSGFIFKIQANMDPKHRDRIAFMRICSGRYTRGMKMKHVRIGKDVKIADAVTFLAGDRSNVEEAVSGDIIGLHNHGTIQIGDTFTEGEDLKFSGIPHFAPELFRRVRLADPLKMKQLQKGLQQLCEEGATQLFMPTKNNDLIVGAVGVLQFDVVAQRLKDEYKVECIYEPVNVFTARWIDCDDDRKLEEFKRKAGDNLSVDGGGHLTYLASTRVNLAMMEERWPDISFRSTREH from the coding sequence ATGTCTAAATTTGCTGCTGAAGTGGATTCTCGCAGAACATTTGCGATTATTTCTCACCCGGATGCGGGTAAAACCACCATTACCGAAAAGCTGTTGTTATTCGGAAACGCCATTCAGGTTGCGGGAACTGTAAAAGGTAAGAAAGGCACCCGTATGGCAACCTCTGACTGGATGGCAATGGAGCAGCAGCGTGGTATTTCCATTACAACTTCCGTGATGCAGTTTCCATACAACGGTCGTACCGTAAACCTACTGGATACACCGGGGCACGAAGACTTCTCTGAAGATACCTATCGAGTTCTTACTGCCGTTGACTCTGCCTTGATGGTCATTGATGGTGCGAAAGGGGTTGAGGACCGAACCATTAAATTGATGGAAGTGTGTCGTCTGAGAGACACGCCGATCTTTACCTTCGTAAATAAGATGGATCGTGAAGTTCGTGATCAGATTGAAGTCATGGACGAGATCGAAGACATCCTGAAGATTCAGTGTGCTCCGATTACCTGGCCGATCGGCATGGGGAAAGCATTCAAAGGTATCTATAATTTATACACGGATACCATTCATGTGTTTGAGCCTGGAAAAGGGTTAACCATTCCGGATGATGTTCGTGTAGAAGGTTTGGAATCGGACGAAGCGAAAACTTTGTTGGGCGATCTATACGATGATTTCGTTGAAGAAATCGAGTTAGTGCGTGGTGCCAGTCATGAGTTTGATTTGGACGCGTATCAACAAGGATTGATGACGCCGGTATTCTTTGGTACCGCACTGTCGAACTTTGGCGTTCGAGAAATGTTGAATGACTTTGTTGAGTGGGCCCCGAAACCTTTGTCGCGAAACACCGAGACACGTGAGGTTGATCCTCATGAAGAGGGGCTGTCTGGATTTATCTTTAAAATTCAGGCAAATATGGATCCAAAGCATCGCGACCGTATTGCCTTCATGCGAATCTGCTCTGGGCGTTATACCCGAGGCATGAAGATGAAACATGTGCGTATCGGGAAGGATGTAAAAATTGCGGATGCGGTTACTTTCTTGGCCGGAGATCGCTCCAATGTGGAAGAAGCTGTATCGGGTGACATCATTGGTTTGCATAATCATGGCACTATTCAGATTGGTGATACTTTTACTGAAGGTGAAGATCTGAAGTTTTCTGGTATTCCGCACTTTGCTCCAGAGCTGTTCCGTCGTGTTCGTTTGGCAGATCCGTTGAAGATGAAACAACTTCAAAAAGGTCTTCAGCAGTTGTGTGAAGAAGGGGCGACTCAGCTGTTTATGCCAACCAAAAACAACGATCTGATTGTTGGTGCGGTTGGTGTGCTTCAGTTTGATGTGGTAGCGCAGCGTTTGAAGGACGAGTATAAGGTCGAGTGTATTTACGAGCCGGTGAATGTGTTCACTGCGCGTTGGATTGATTGCGATGATGATCGCAAGCTTGAAGAGTTTAAGCGTAAAGCCGGCGATAACTTGTCGGTTGATGGCGGTGGGCATTTGACTTATCTGGCGTCTACTCGTGTGAACTTGGCGATGATGGAAGAGCGTTGGCCTGATATCAGCTTTAGGTCTACTCGGGAGCATTAA
- a CDS encoding TatD family hydrolase has translation MRYFDTHCHLDFEVFDSSLESLLVACRSSGIDRFVIPGTRVSSIPKIRSIQKQNEGVYVAFGIHPFFVDDDSLSDLPELERNLISAECDPSLVAVGEIGLDRFCDADYELQCRVFEAQLALALKLGLPVILHNRKSDQRILDALTRYPVKGGVVHGFSGSYETAMRFIDRGFKIGIGGVVTWENARKVRDMVVRLPLDAIVLETDAPDMSPQWAKGQVNSPSELPAIARYLSELKKIDLAMLCEQLYRNSCELFFD, from the coding sequence ATGAGGTATTTCGATACGCATTGCCATTTGGACTTTGAGGTGTTTGATTCCTCTTTGGAATCGCTTTTGGTGGCGTGTCGGAGCTCCGGGATTGATAGGTTTGTGATTCCGGGAACCCGAGTATCCTCGATACCCAAGATTCGATCTATCCAGAAACAAAATGAAGGGGTGTATGTGGCGTTTGGCATACACCCTTTTTTTGTGGATGACGATTCCCTTTCGGACTTGCCTGAACTTGAACGCAATTTAATTTCCGCTGAATGTGACCCTTCGTTAGTTGCAGTGGGCGAAATTGGTCTCGATCGATTCTGTGATGCGGACTACGAACTTCAGTGTCGGGTATTCGAGGCTCAATTAGCTCTGGCCTTAAAGTTGGGCTTGCCTGTTATTCTTCACAACCGAAAAAGCGATCAACGTATTCTTGATGCTTTAACGAGATACCCAGTGAAGGGTGGTGTTGTACACGGGTTTTCAGGCAGTTATGAGACGGCAATGCGCTTTATTGATCGCGGCTTTAAAATCGGTATTGGCGGAGTGGTGACTTGGGAGAATGCTCGAAAAGTGCGAGATATGGTGGTTCGATTACCATTAGACGCGATAGTTTTGGAAACAGATGCGCCGGATATGTCACCCCAGTGGGCAAAGGGGCAGGTGAACTCGCCAAGCGAGCTTCCAGCAATTGCTCGGTATCTATCAGAGCTAAAGAAGATAGATTTAGCGATGCTTTGCGAGCAGCTGTATCGGAATAGTTGTGAGCTATTTTTTGACTGA